Proteins co-encoded in one Malus sylvestris chromosome 9, drMalSylv7.2, whole genome shotgun sequence genomic window:
- the LOC126583757 gene encoding uncharacterized protein LOC126583757, which produces MSSAVELLPKEYGYVVLVVVLYTFLNFWMAAQVGRARKRYKVPYPTMYASESENKDAKVFNCVQRGHQNSLEMMPMFFVLLVLGGLKHPCISAALGFFFAFTRYFYFKGYATGDPMNRLAIGKYGFLAIFGLIGCTISFGVSLLLRG; this is translated from the exons atgtcgTCTGCAGTTGAATTGCTGCCCAAAGAATACGGCTATGTAGTTCTCGTCGTCGTTCTCTACACCTTTCTCAATTTCTGGATGGCTGCCCAAGTTGGCCGGGCCAGAAAACG GTACAAGGTGCCATATCCGACCATGTATGCGTCGGAATCGGAGAACAAAGATGCGAAAGTGTTTAACTGTGTTCAGAGAGGGCATCAGAACTCTCTCGAAATGATGCCTATGTTCTTCGTGCTTCTAGTTTTGGGAGGTCTTAAGCATCCTTGCATCTCCGCCGCCCTTGGCTTCTTCTTCGCTTTTACTCGCTACTTCTACTTCAAAGGCTACGCCACCGGTGACCCCATGAACCGCCTCGCCATCGG GAAATACGGGTTTTTGGCTATATTCGGGCTTATAGGGTGCACAATTTCGTTCGGGGTCAGTCTTCTTCTTCGAGGATAA